The genomic DNA tttttattttatatatatataggagcACGAATCAGAAGGAGGAAGAACACCGCTAATGAAAGCATGCAGAGCTGGTCACCTCTGTACAGTTCAGTTTCTTATATCAAAGCGTGCAGATGTTAATAGACAAACAACGAATAATGATCATACTCCTCTTTCACTAGCATGTGCTGGTGGGCATTTGGCAGTTGTAGAATTGTTACTTGCACAGTCTGCTAATCCATTTCATAAATTGAAGGTATGTACTATGTAATATGCAAAGCTCAGGAGTTTAAAACATAGAgacaaaaagaattctttgttTATTCTATTTGATCTTGATTCGTCACTTGATTCGTCATATTGCTCATATTACTctattttcctattttccatttcaatgcattctgtttttattattcatcaaattaatgtttttctcAATAGGGAAAATACATATGatgaagattattttaagcaagagaagattattattccaattaattacatacacatttttttaaaactcttGAGCTCAGcacaataatttctattaaattcttttaatatcactatgataaaattttgaattttgttgtAGGATAATTCTACAATGTTAATAGAAGCTGCAAAAGGTGGACATACTAGTGTAGTTCAACTCTTGTTGGATTATCCTCACAGTATTATGATGAGTACACCGCATAATGCAACACCTACACCTATGTTGCTTccccaacaacaacaacaacaacaacagcagcagcagcaacagcaacaacaacaacaacaacaacaacaacaacaatcacATCcacagcagcaacagcatATTACGCACCAACAACATGTGCCCCATCAACAACATGCATCTACCCAACCCCAATCGCatcaacaacagcaacaacatgCTGCAGATCAATCACAAACACAAAATCTTCAACCTAAACATAATAcacaaaaatcattattaagaaaaaatcgatCTGTAACAATGATGCCAGATATGAGTCTTACTTCTGCAGAGGCGCAACAAGTTCGTTCTCAACCCGCAGGAGAATCAATTGTAACAACTAAAGATGATACCAATATTCTGGATAAAGGCAGTGGAGGATTTACTAATCTTTCAGAACCTAACATTAGTCTTAGCCCTGCTCCTGCGCCAACACCAGGATTGAATGTCTCAGAAAGTCGAAAAAATACTCGACAAGAACAGATTCTCCATAAACaacaaattttcgaagaattacaagtaagtattaattatttgaaacacaTCATCAAAAACTTActattaatcattttcttcaatatttttgaaataatatttttataaatatttgtagagGGTAGAAAGAGAACTTCAAATTAAGGGTCCAGGACATTGGTTTTGTAGTGCAAAAAATCCTGTTGTAacgcagcagcaacaacagcaacaggAAGATTCTAATGAACCAGATACATTGTCATCaggtatatattgaaatttcttttctaatttttattttttttttaatttaatttataatttctattaaatattttaaataatgaacgcTGATTTTGGTTCAAAGGTTTAGTTTGCAGTACAAGTGGCATGTCCGGAAATTCATTAACTCATCAAGGCACTAGCCAGGCTATGTCATTGTATAATGCATTTCTTAGAGGAAAACGAATTGCACAAGAAGCTCAGTTATCTTTAGCTCCAACCATATCGGAAACTTTTCCTACGACAAATACTTTTCCTACTtctcctcccctttctcttGCGACAATACCTATTACGTCGTCTGTTCCATCAGTTACTTCAAATACATCTTCAGCAACTACACCGAGTCCTCCAAGCATATCCACGCCTCCTACTGTTATGTCAGTTTCTCAACCTATTACCACAAGTAGCGATGTTAGCCAGAGTACTGCTATAAGTGATCGCCCGAAAGCAAAGCCTGTCTCTAAAAAAGAAGGCAAGAACATTCGGAAAGCTTCATCTAGTGTAATGGCTGGAAAAttgcaacagcagcagcaacaacaacagcaacagcaacaacaggCTAATTTGATGGCTGGTCTTCAGCAACAATATCAGCAAAAACAACGACAACATACTTATCAAGTTCAACAGGTACATCAGCTGCAACAACTTAATCAGCAATTGCAATTACAGTTGGATCAAGTACAggtttgttcttttttattttattttttattctattttttttcttttttatttttattttcatttatttatttatttgaattttcatttctgttCTAACATATTGACATTAATGCATTCatcaaattgatatattgacATCTGATTAGGTACAGCAACAGCAAACGCAACCGCAACAACAACAAGGTCAACCACAACAGCAGCAATCTCAACAACAGCAATCGCAATCACAGCAACAAACTGGAGTAGTAACTGCTAATGGGAATAATATACTTATGCCCACTCAATTAATGTCACATCTTCATCCTACACATACTCATCATCTTCATGATCAGGTAATCACTGGTTATTTCTTATCTGAtaatgtgtgtatatacatacacatgcttataaatatgtatgcatatgtatataaaaattacgcgCAGCAAACAACTCAACAAAATCTAACGGAGCAGGCTGATCCTGAATTAGCAAGATTACATCGAGATGGAGCTTGTCCCTTTGTTGCTGCTGCTCAAAAGGCAAAGGCTCTCTGTACAAGTGAAagtgttataaaattagaagatgGCACACATATTCCTCTGGATGatgcttttgaaatttttcgatctatTAGCTTTGACGATACTGTTGatggtaaatatttaaaaaagattttattctatttcttttctcaatttttcatatatcaaactgtatatattacttttattaagtAGCGACAGAAGATCAAGAAAAACTTGAACTGAAAAGATTAGAAGTGACAAATGGTAAGGATTCTCAGCAACcgcaacaacagcagcaacagcaacaacaacagcaacaacattTGCAAACCACACAAATAGTTCAACAAACAACCAGTCCTTATACTTCTCAAGAATATTTTACCAATCCTGTGCTACCAACTTTGCCTTCACTTCAAGTAACTAGTGCTGGTGTTCAGATACAAGCTGATATATCAGCAGATTTACAGTTAACTGGTACGCAACCTCTACAGAACCAACCTTATAAAGACGCATTAAAAGATTATCAAGATGGATATCTTGCTGGTCTTCGATGCCATTTTCAATCGCAGTTATTAGCATCTCAGATAAGTaagacacacacacatatgtatatatatatatatatacacatatataatttcaaaaatatgtaaaaatatgaaatcttaatatttatttgtggtTAGCATTTCCCACACAAGCTTTACCGGCTGTAAGTGAAGCAAGAGGAATAATAGATAGTATATCCTATCAAACAAATGGTTATACTCAATCAACAGCTTGCAGTACTAATCAAGTTCAAGTGGCTACTCAAACTCAAGCACCAGCAACCACAACAGCTGCTACTATTGTTTCTTCAGATAAGAAGCAAGTTTATACAGCACCTACAACCggtaaaggaaagaaaggaaaatatccACTTTTATCTCAACAACCTTCTTGTCAACAACAACAAACTGCCAATACCCAACAGCAGACTCCTAATTTCCCCAGCCAAAATTATCAATTGGATCCAACAACAGGTataagatttttcttattatattcaattatatgaatttataaatataaataaaaagaaaaaaatatattatctttaataatataaatattttaaggatgaaaattatcgagttcttaataaaattttattatttagtcgCTGGTCAGTACACAACAGGTGTTCCTACAGTTGGTAGTTATGCTACTAGTCAAGTACCACCTGCACCATTTTCTTGTATGGATGTGGATTCCGAAACAGATAGTAATCATGATACAGCTTTGACTTTAGCATGTGCTGGTGGTCATGAAGAACTTGTTGAACTTTTATTAAGCCGTGGTGCAGATATAGGTATAggaataacattataatatatatgttgtaaataaaatataaagtaaattttaaaaaacaaatttttttcataaatttttataaatttatgtctCACATTTTACAGAACACAGAGATAAAAAGGGATTTACTCCACTTATTTTGGCAGCAACAGCAGGACATCAAAAAGTGGTAGAAATTCTTTTGAATCATGGAGCTGATATAGAAGCTCAATCTGAACGTACTAAGGATACACCTCTGTCTCTTGCCTGTAGTGGTGGTAGATACGAAGTGGTAGAGCTTCTACTTAATCGGGGTGCTAATAAAGAGCATCGTAATGTTTCTGATTACACACCCTTGAGTCTTGCAGCATCCGGTGgttatgttaatataataaagcttCTCCTTAGTCATGGTGCTGAAATTAATTCCCGAACTGGTTCAAAATTAGGTATTTCTCCACTCATGCTTGCTGCTATGAATGGTCATGTTGGTatgttcattataaaataatatattataaaataaagtgttattatgtttaaaaaaaaaatataaacattattgtgttaagaattaaatatatttataatatttattgcagcggcggtgaaattattattagatatggGCAGTGATATAAATGCTCAAATTGAAACTAATCGTAATACAGCACTAACATTGGCGTGTTTCCAAGGAAGACATGAAGTTGTTAGTCTTCTCCTTGATCGAAAAGCTAACGTAGAACATCGAGCTAAGGtataaacaaatatgtatGTGTGCGCATATACtgttttatctcttttcttatttctttatatatatatatatatatatatatatataaagaagaatagaagatatatatatatatatattaaaaaaaaaagatgaaaaaaaaataagaaaagaaataaaacactATACgcgcacacatatatatttgtttataaatatatttaaatataaaatatgtaaaaataaacacaCAGATGggtttctataatatatgttatattgaaatataaaaattttaaaagtagcatgaaatataaaaaactatattattttattcttcattttcttcaaaatattttaatttatgaaaattattaatattttgttattatgaaaaaaatttaatataattttaaatcataaatatatatcataaatatattgaaatatatttacataatttaaaatatatacattacatatatagagcatttttatataatgtgcatattttatataatgtagattttattaaaattttagaccGGCTTAACACCATTGATGGAAGCAGCTAGTGGAGGATATGTAGAAGTTGGACGAGTTTTATTAACTAAAGGAGCTGATGTTAATGCTACTCCTGTTCCATCATCTCGCGATACTGCTCTCACCATTGCTGCTGATAAAGGACACTGCCGTtttgtagaattattattgtcaaggtaatatttgtttgttattttattttttgatattgtttctatatttgtaattttaactcATTTTTTTGAATCTCATAGAGGAACGCAAGTCgaagtaaaaaataagaagggaAATAGTCCATTATGGTTAGCGGCAAATGGTGGGCATTTAAATGTTGTTGATTTATTGTACCATGCTGGAGCAGATATCGATTCACAAGACAATCGAAAggtatatgaaaatttgaatatatatttatatgatatatatttatagcatatggattttatatatatatatatatatatatatatatatatatatataacatataaatatataggatGTCAAAAATATGGAAACATTAATTAGAGATTGCTGAagtaatttcaaacaatatttttttttgcaaaaactttttttGTTAGCGTCTTTGTTAACgagtgattaataaaaaatactaatcaAGTAACTTAatcaagtattatatatatatatatatatatatattttactttattaatttgtaggTTTCTTGTTTGATGGCCGCTTTTCGTAAAGGACACATTAAAGTTGTTAAATGGATGGTAAATCATGTTACTCAATTTCCAAGTGACCAAGAAATGACAAGGTATATAGCTACCGTCAGTGACAAGGAGCTCTTAGAAAAATGTCAAGAATGTGTGAAAGTTATTCGAGCAGCAAAAGAAACTCAAGCAgcaaaagcaaataaaaatgcaacaattttattagaagaacTTGATATGGagaaaacgagagaagaatcgaaaaaagcAGCAGCTGCTCGTAGACGagagcgaaagaaaaaaaagaaacttgaaaaaaaagaagaaaaacgaaaattacatgaagaatacaagaaaaatgaaacaaattatgaagataaggaagaaaatggaaagaaatctGGAGACGAAGAATGCGATAGAGCGGATGATAGTGAACACGAAACTGGAGATAGTTGTGAAAGAATGGACAGTATGCCATCACCAGTTAATAGAAGTCCAGAGGATCCTTACAGAGAGGAAGGCGATAGTGGAATCGATGCAAATAGTCAAGGCAGTTGCAGTAGTAATGATGTCAAAGctagagagaaaaagaaagaaaagaagaaaaagaaaactaataattctactaataatgaaaaagatacaTCTCCTCAAAGATCTCCAAAGTCTGTTGTTACACAAAGCACTACTTTATCACAAAATTCTATTACCCCTACTAAATCTCAAAATAATGCGTCCGAAAAGTAAGTTTGGaaaaatgatgatataaaaaacaatatttattgtaaattgaatacatatataaattgttttaatactttttaatttgtcgtatgtttttattttttcagaagaattataaataatgcatcTAATACAGTATCTGTATCCGCGACTTCTATTACAATGAGTTCTAGGTCTTCTACTGTAAATTGTAATGAACGAAAATTGAAAGGTCAACTAGTGTTTGAATCGTCGAGACACCCTGCCGATAGAGAAGACTTCGAAGCAACTGGTAATGAAACATATGTGCCTGGTAAAGGCAAGAAATcctataataatcaatatgatGGCGATGCATTAAATACTTCTACAAAGACAAATAATACAACCAGTCCTAAGCAGGGTGGTAAACGCGAAGAAGGTTGGAAAGAAGTTGTACGAAAGtaagaaatgttatttaaattattaatttattatttttataacttattatattatatatagagatataattattaaaaatttttttaataattataattttttaataatttataattataaaaatttaaaacaatttttgaaatagggGACAATCTGATGATTCTGGAAGATTTATGAATTCACCATTCCGTTCAAAGAAAGTATCTGTTCCACCAAATGCTATTAGTCGAGTTATTGGAAGAGGCGGAAGTAATATAAATGCTATTAGAGGTGCAACGGGAGCGCATATTGAAGTTGAAAAACAAAGCAAATGTCAGGGTGAACGAATTATTACCATtaagtatgtatattttattaataatttttgttagatatattaaaataatatatgatttatttaatttttacttttataacttttagaGGATCATCTGATGCAACAAAACAAGCTCACACATTAATAGCTGCTCTCATTAAGGACCCAGATGTTGACATACTACAAATGCttccaaaatcaaaattggCAGTTGTTACAACTTCTTCTTGGGATAAAACAATATCTACTGTAGCTGTAAgatcaatcaaattattatatcaaattattatataaatatttgaaaaatttatatattatagcaaaatttgaaagattagaAAATAGTCGATTCGTATCCTAAtttgttacatatattttaattttagtcgAGTAAAGCAAAGTTGGGTCCTATAAATAAACCTCTAAGTCTAACGTCTAGTTCCAGTAGCacgcaaattaataaatctaattatacaTCTGGAGTGTCTACCGTTAATCAATTGATTCCACTTCGATCATCATCTACTATTAAACTTGCTGGAGCATTTCCAACACCTTTGCCACGTGCGACGGCACCTAGACTCGTAGCTGCAggtaataacaaatttttttttttataataataataatcaatttaatatacataaaaaaactgcagataatcgtaataaaaataatattcaattaattaatagatattcgattaatatattgttctatatatatatatatatctgttgtAGCTGAAAAACGAGCCCAAGCTGTAGCAGCTCAAATGGCTTCGTCATCAAATACAAAGACGACAATGTCATATACGAGTGCAATTATGACTGCTGGGCGAGCAACTAAAATTGTAACGACAAGTACTACACAAACATTTGCAGCGAAATTATCTGAAATCACTGCCTCAACGCATACATCTACTACCGTCATGCAATCCACTCATACTACggtaaacaaacaaaaatcgtTGCAAGCAAATACAGTGACTGTTGTATCAGCTACAGCCGCGGCAATGGCTCAGACTTCATCTCAACAGTCTGCAGTCAATACATCGCCAAAACACTGCCGACCACTGCCTACTTTGTCTGCTCCACCAACTATGGTTTCTCATTACTCTGGAAAATCTACTTATTCTCCTGGCTCAAATGCGGCGGTTTCGCCAGCAACAAGCACTGTGGTTGCATACTGTTCGGAAAGTACTGTCACTTCAACTTGTTCAAACTCGTCAATACGAGTTAGTCCGTCGCCCCCGATATCATCACAGTGTCAACAGCAATtacagcagcaacagcagcagcagcaacaacaacaacaacagcagcagcagcaacagcagcagcaacaacaacagcagcagcagcagcagcaacaacagcagcagcagcaacaagcACGTAGTTCGCCACCAATTGCCTCAACAATTCAagagcaacagcaacaacaacaacaacaacaacagacGAATAATACACCTcttgaatattcattatttaatgatacttTTACTAAAGTTACGCAACAATCAATGTGGGGCGGCCGAGAAAATGAATCTCAAAAGGGTATGAATTTTGCAACTGTAGCTGGAGGTGGTGGAGTGTCCGTAAATATCTCGGGTTCATCTTCATCTAAGTTTATTGACAACGTACCCCCTCAGGTTAGCTGTTAGTtatactttcattttttattttttttttcttgctcttttaataatcataattgtaaaataaatattttataatttttagcaaatattttaataatttttttttttactatttatataggTAGATGCTTCAAAAGCTCCTGGATATCGAGGAACAACAATGTGTTCTCCCGTTTCAAGTAAATCAAACAATACAACTAACACGAATGTGACTAGTATAGGAAGTGGTGGCGTATCATCAAATACAGGCCATAATCCTATTCAACCACCGCAATTTCAGTCATCCGGAAATTACAGTGAACATCCTCTTTCAAATAAACCACCTGGTAGTTTGGCAGTAGCACGACCGGTGATTCCTcaacaaaatatagaaatggGAGCAGCTATGGGAGCACAATTTAGTAGGCCAGTATTTCAAGGAGAATTAACGGGAACTCGTAATACAACAACTCATCAGCCGCACGTGATAGCCTCTACGTCACAACCAACGTTGGACGTAGGTTTG from Apis mellifera strain DH4 linkage group LG4, Amel_HAv3.1, whole genome shotgun sequence includes the following:
- the LOC409983 gene encoding ankyrin repeat domain-containing protein 17 isoform X4 translates to MQNVAQGTTSDSQKHEKSASVHHDIGKTSSTPQSSNSSPTKSETETFSELQPRFMADSSESEEDSVSEVECFAIDQVELDEGHHLESSKLLLTSEDPERSVDPETQARLESLLEVAGIGKLSSGDGKHLPDHEVLRRITSSVSCALDEAAAALTRMRSDNPRTQNEKRSLVEACTDGDVGTVKKLLTEGRSVHETTEEGESLLSLACSAGYYELAQVLLAMSANVEDRGIKGDCTPLMEAASAGHVDVVSLLIAHGADVNAQSTSGNTPLMYGCAGGHEEVVRVLLEAGANVEDHNENGHTPLMEAASAGHVPVAKILLEHGAGINTHSNEFKESALTLACYKGHLEMVRFLLEAGADQEHKTDEMHTALMEASMDGHVEVARLLLDSGAQVNMPTDSFESPLTLAACGGHVDLAMLLIERGANIEEVNDEGYTPLMEAAREGHEEMVALLLSQGANINAQTEETQETALTLACCGGFLEVADFLIKAGADIELGASTPLMEAAQEGHLELVRYLLESAADVHAQTQTGDTALTYACENGHTDVADLLLQFGADLEHESEGGRTPLMKACRAGHLCTVQFLISKRADVNRQTTNNDHTPLSLACAGGHLAVVELLLAQSANPFHKLKDNSTMLIEAAKGGHTSVVQLLLDYPHSIMMSTPHNATPTPMLLPQQQQQQQQQQQQQQQQQQQQQQQQSHPQQQQHITHQQHVPHQQHASTQPQSHQQQQQHAADQSQTQNLQPKHNTQKSLLRKNRSVTMMPDMSLTSAEAQQVRSQPAGESIVTTKDDTNILDKGSGGFTNLSEPNISLSPAPAPTPGLNVSESRKNTRQEQILHKQQIFEELQRVERELQIKGPGHWFCSAKNPVVTQQQQQQQEDSNEPDTLSSGLVCSTSGMSGNSLTHQGTSQAMSLYNAFLRGKRIAQEAQLSLAPTISETFPTTNTFPTSPPLSLATIPITSSVPSVTSNTSSATTPSPPSISTPPTVMSVSQPITTSSDVSQSTAISDRPKAKPVSKKEGKNIRKASSSVMAGKLQQQQQQQQQQQQQANLMAGLQQQYQQKQRQHTYQVQQVHQLQQLNQQLQLQLDQVQVQQQQTQPQQQQGQPQQQQSQQQQSQSQQQTGVVTANGNNILMPTQLMSHLHPTHTHHLHDQADPELARLHRDGACPFVAAAQKAKALCTSESVIKLEDGTHIPLDDAFEIFRSISFDDTVDATEDQEKLELKRLEVTNGKDSQQPQQQQQQQQQQQQHLQTTQIVQQTTSPYTSQEYFTNPVLPTLPSLQVTSAGVQIQADISADLQLTGTQPLQNQPYKDALKDYQDGYLAGLRCHFQSQLLASQITFPTQALPAVSEARGIIDSISYQTNGYTQSTACSTNQVQVATQTQAPATTTAATIVSSDKKQVYTAPTTGKGKKGKYPLLSQQPSCQQQQTANTQQQTPNFPSQNYQLDPTTVAGQYTTGVPTVGSYATSQVPPAPFSCMDVDSETDSNHDTALTLACAGGHEELVELLLSRGADIEHRDKKGFTPLILAATAGHQKVVEILLNHGADIEAQSERTKDTPLSLACSGGRYEVVELLLNRGANKEHRNVSDYTPLSLAASGGYVNIIKLLLSHGAEINSRTGSKLGISPLMLAAMNGHVAAVKLLLDMGSDINAQIETNRNTALTLACFQGRHEVVSLLLDRKANVEHRAKTGLTPLMEAASGGYVEVGRVLLTKGADVNATPVPSSRDTALTIAADKGHCRFVELLLSRGTQVEVKNKKGNSPLWLAANGGHLNVVDLLYHAGADIDSQDNRKVSCLMAAFRKGHIKVVKWMVNHVTQFPSDQEMTRYIATVSDKELLEKCQECVKVIRAAKETQAAKANKNATILLEELDMEKTREESKKAAAARRRERKKKKKLEKKEEKRKLHEEYKKNETNYEDKEENGKKSGDEECDRADDSEHETGDSCERMDSMPSPVNRSPEDPYREEGDSGIDANSQGSCSSNDVKAREKKKEKKKKKTNNSTNNEKDTSPQRSPKSVVTQSTTLSQNSITPTKSQNNASEKRIINNASNTVSVSATSITMSSRSSTVNCNERKLKGQLVFESSRHPADREDFEATGNETYVPGKGKKSYNNQYDGDALNTSTKTNNTTSPKQGGKREEGWKEVVRKGQSDDSGRFMNSPFRSKKVSVPPNAISRVIGRGGSNINAIRGATGAHIEVEKQSKCQGERIITIKGSSDATKQAHTLIAALIKDPDVDILQMLPKSKLAVVTTSSWDKTISTVASSKAKLGPINKPLSLTSSSSSTQINKSNYTSGVSTVNQLIPLRSSSTIKLAGAFPTPLPRATAPRLVAAAEKRAQAVAAQMASSSNTKTTMSYTSAIMTAGRATKIVTTSTTQTFAAKLSEITASTHTSTTVMQSTHTTVNKQKSLQANTVTVVSATAAAMAQTSSQQSAVNTSPKHCRPLPTLSAPPTMVSHYSGKSTYSPGSNAAVSPATSTVVAYCSESTVTSTCSNSSIRVSPSPPISSQCQQQLQQQQQQQQQQQQQQQQQQQQQQQQQQQQQQQQQQQQQARSSPPIASTIQEQQQQQQQQQQTNNTPLEYSLFNDTFTKVTQQSMWGGRENESQKGMNFATVAGGGGVSVNISGSSSSKFIDNVPPQVDASKAPGYRGTTMCSPVSSKSNNTTNTNVTSIGSGGVSSNTGHNPIQPPQFQSSGNYSEHPLSNKPPGSLAVARPVIPQQNIEMGAAMGAQFSRPVFQGELTGTRNTTTHQPHVIASTSQPTLDVGLFKGNNIGYEHPNVNSSLLKMVPNEGQGHPLLPFHPHMQNFTQTISPSASVNTTVSMSRLNPRAPDFSSSLHLNSKPQVTMFNAGSPAAGMHPNMFATVPPPPPSAIQSNNLAMLGNFPLGKYQAPSRATPGNTGISTNGQTRWPFAPPHNNYPPHQDPMISQISFSNHLANITAQPGSIDLITSLENGGSPAISPSSPAQVAQEMNQLKIEDRKVPRPIGTERAWKNYATAGMGPGGDADSINWMLNNEKLVGSWASLAPGIDRHQMFRSNATYNRISNVDAELHQMMESSFQGHVDTQQQPFPNGSATTLSLMPGLTLLPGQFGTPTLTEIPPNETNKMDPPAWGIPDAVQDKQHPAWNKWTH